The following proteins are encoded in a genomic region of Acipenser ruthenus chromosome 4, fAciRut3.2 maternal haplotype, whole genome shotgun sequence:
- the LOC131736905 gene encoding zinc finger protein 444-like produces MDRHTLQAVLEDQERHRDGVERRREERDAQRDAERSAHLTAMTDKMAAMCLAIQNLVVAQAQAQAQVPAAAAGPAQPTPKIRLQKMTSEDDPEAFLTTFERVATVSGWPARCWAAQLAPCLTGEAQAAYRALSNVAAEDYPQVKAAILQRLNITPETHCRRFRTYKRPEGTRPRIAAQQLWDHLTRWLRPTERTTQQIMESVGVDQFLEVLEPETRAWVARHSPETMDKAVELAEAFEDSLLRVDPSPAPAVPVKHRPLPAHPRTAARPSVFPVPLSASTPKWRPRLAPSWARENPWTPPPSGGPRDKQPSPTALPSPTCFRCHEVGHIARFCPAAMECDVALRCPDAEGEA; encoded by the exons ATGGACCGGCACACCCTGCAAGCCGTCTTGGAGGATCAGGAGAGACACCGTGACGGTGTAGAGCGGCGTCGGGAAGAACGGGATGCTCAGAGGGATGCTGAGCGTTCAGCCCATCTGACCGCGATGACTGACAAGATGGCGGCCATGTGTCTGGCCATTCAGAACCTGGTAGTGGCCCAGGCCCAGGCCCAAGCCCAGGTCCCGGCCGCAGCAGCTGGACCAGCGCAGCCGACGCCCAAAATCCGGCTGCAAAAGATGACCTCAGAAGATGACCCGGAGGCCTTCCTGACCACGTTTGAGCGGGTGGCTACAGTGTCAGGGTGGCCAGCCAGATGTTGGGCGGCACAACTCGCCCCCTGTCTGACTGGTGAGGCGCAGGCAGCATACCGGGCCCTGAGCAATGTGGCAGCGGAGGATTATCCCCAGGTGAAGGCAGCTATCCTCCAACGCCTCAATATCACTCCGGAAACGCATTGCCGGCGTTTCCGGACCTACAAGCGTCCAGAGGGAACCCGGCCCCGCATTGCGGCCCAGCAACTCTGGGACCATCTGACCCGCTGGCTGCGTCCCACTGAACGGACCACCCAACAAATCATGGAGTCTGTGGGGGTCGACCAGTTCCTGGAGGTGTTGGAACCGGAGACTCGAGCCTGGGTCGCTCGCCACAGTCCCGAGACGATGGACAAGGCCGTCGAACTGGCGGAGGCTTTCGAGGATTCACTGCTTCGGGTGGACCCCAGTCCAGCCCCAGCAGTCCCAGTGAAGCATCGCCCTTTACCAGCGCACCCAAGGACTGCAGCGAGGCCTTCAGTTTTCCCCGTCCCTTTGAGCGCCTCGACTCCAAAGTGGAGACCGAGGTTAGCTCCCAGCTGGGCCAGAGAGAAtccctggacccccccccccagtggtGGACCAAGGGACAAGCAGCCGTCTCCCACAGCGTTGCCTTCCCCTACCTGCTTCCGGTGCCATGAGGTGGGACACATCGCGAGATTCTGTCCTGCcgcaatggagtgtgacgtggccttgCGATGTCCGGACGCAGAGGGTG aagcttga